One window of the Paenibacillus beijingensis genome contains the following:
- a CDS encoding helix-turn-helix domain-containing protein: MSYVESVQRAIDYIEEHLDQELDLSSIAEEAYISVAQLYRVFYALTGHPVKDYIRKRRISDAANHLRNSKRSVEELAWSSGFESYHSFAKVFKKIVGLTPAAYRNADIFFSFEPIRLNERIAYKEEKEQTELFPDVKVIRFMPEKMVAYLHISKHEEGMENEAFRIVCQKLNAAEATRCFKSRLRFFGYNVDLPEEDGEPRYGYRVLIADAKERIDDDSFIEEPFVGGLYAVRKIAALSPKTVQDGWNRLLSEWLPKSTFEIGTHQYIEEFIAYNDKVTRMNLYLPVQRKFHNEPIEIVELTEVKAFFCRGYGAEAQAVAEQQLIDWYERGSDENRRADQGKYYMAFHYGITDCEEYWWENGILSAEAEAPALERLEEKRIGSGTYACCVSKTYGLLTGVLDKMHRWIANNGSYRLDEERQWFAEYHTNDGSNVERDTIVKVYIPILKGERSQ; the protein is encoded by the coding sequence ATGAGCTACGTGGAGTCGGTGCAAAGGGCGATTGACTATATCGAGGAGCATCTGGATCAGGAGCTTGATCTCTCCAGCATTGCAGAGGAAGCCTATATTTCGGTCGCTCAATTGTATCGGGTGTTTTACGCACTTACGGGACATCCCGTCAAAGACTACATTCGCAAAAGAAGAATAAGCGACGCTGCCAATCATCTGAGAAACTCGAAACGCAGTGTGGAGGAGCTTGCGTGGAGCAGCGGATTTGAGTCTTATCATTCATTTGCCAAGGTGTTTAAGAAGATCGTAGGGTTGACTCCTGCTGCCTATCGTAACGCCGACATTTTCTTCAGCTTCGAACCGATTCGTCTTAACGAACGGATCGCCTACAAGGAGGAAAAGGAACAAACGGAACTTTTTCCGGATGTCAAAGTGATCCGGTTCATGCCGGAGAAGATGGTTGCCTATCTGCATATTTCCAAGCATGAAGAAGGAATGGAAAATGAGGCTTTCCGGATTGTTTGCCAAAAGCTCAACGCAGCTGAGGCAACCAGGTGCTTTAAATCCAGGCTGCGATTTTTCGGATACAATGTGGATCTTCCCGAAGAAGACGGTGAACCCCGATATGGTTATCGGGTGCTGATCGCGGATGCGAAAGAGCGAATTGATGATGATTCGTTTATCGAGGAGCCATTCGTTGGCGGGCTGTATGCCGTAAGAAAGATCGCCGCATTATCCCCGAAGACCGTTCAGGACGGATGGAACAGGCTGCTGTCCGAATGGTTGCCGAAAAGCACATTTGAAATCGGGACACATCAATACATCGAGGAGTTCATCGCATACAACGATAAAGTAACGAGAATGAACCTGTACCTTCCCGTGCAACGAAAGTTCCATAATGAACCGATTGAAATCGTTGAGCTTACAGAGGTCAAAGCTTTTTTCTGCCGGGGATACGGAGCCGAGGCTCAAGCGGTTGCCGAACAGCAATTGATCGATTGGTACGAGAGAGGGTCTGACGAAAACCGGCGAGCGGATCAAGGCAAATACTATATGGCCTTTCATTACGGCATTACAGATTGTGAAGAATACTGGTGGGAAAACGGGATCTTATCGGCTGAAGCGGAAGCTCCGGCACTGGAGAGACTGGAAGAGAAACGTATCGGATCCGGTACTTATGCCTGCTGCGTCTCCAAGACATACGGTTTGTTAACCGGCGTTCTGGATAAAATGCATCGCTGGATTGCGAACAATGGCAGCTACAGGCTGGATGAAGAGCGGCAATGGTTTGCTGAATATCACACCAACGACGGATCAAATGTAGAGCGGGATACGATTGTAAAAGTCTATATTCCAATCCTAAAAGGAGAGCGCTCTCAATGA
- a CDS encoding ornithine cyclodeaminase family protein — MNCQVIFISERDVKDLLTLQDAIHLTERAYAELNASQSVIFPAVREEIREHRGIFGIKSSYLKTKKYIGLKAGGFWLGNAVKGKMNHQSTMMLFDAESGEPLCALSANYLTAVRTAAAGVVAAKRLARKDSKIVGIIGTGAQARSQLEGLIASFSVEKVLLYGKSEGKAEQMAKEIIEKKGYSAAICPSPRELAGQSDIIVTTTPSYTPVLHTSWVKDGTHINAMGSDTRGKRELLIDRKPDKMVCDLWVQSAAMGEFQHGIAHEELYAEIGEIVNNKKKGRENEREITLFDSTGLSVQDLEAASFVYESLKSKINSINELQEV, encoded by the coding sequence ATGAACTGCCAAGTGATATTCATTAGCGAACGTGATGTTAAAGACTTGTTGACCTTACAGGATGCCATTCATTTAACGGAAAGAGCTTATGCCGAGCTGAACGCTTCTCAAAGCGTCATCTTTCCTGCGGTGCGGGAAGAAATACGGGAGCATCGAGGGATCTTCGGCATCAAATCCTCTTATCTGAAAACGAAGAAATATATCGGACTGAAGGCAGGCGGTTTTTGGTTAGGCAATGCGGTTAAAGGAAAGATGAATCATCAATCAACGATGATGTTGTTTGACGCGGAAAGCGGCGAGCCGTTATGTGCATTGAGCGCCAATTATTTGACGGCCGTGCGCACGGCAGCCGCCGGAGTCGTTGCCGCCAAACGTCTCGCCCGAAAGGATAGCAAAATTGTCGGGATCATAGGAACCGGTGCTCAAGCAAGGTCACAGTTGGAAGGGCTGATCGCCTCTTTTTCCGTCGAAAAAGTGCTCCTATACGGAAAGTCGGAGGGGAAAGCGGAACAAATGGCCAAGGAAATCATCGAAAAAAAGGGCTATTCGGCTGCGATCTGCCCATCTCCTCGGGAATTGGCCGGGCAATCGGACATCATCGTGACAACGACCCCGTCTTATACGCCTGTTTTACATACATCCTGGGTCAAGGATGGAACGCATATCAATGCGATGGGGAGCGACACCAGAGGGAAACGGGAGCTTCTGATCGACAGAAAGCCGGACAAAATGGTATGCGATCTGTGGGTGCAGAGTGCGGCCATGGGAGAATTTCAACACGGAATCGCACACGAAGAGCTTTATGCGGAGATTGGGGAAATCGTAAACAATAAGAAGAAAGGCCGCGAGAACGAACGTGAAATTACGTTGTTCGATTCAACGGGGCTGTCGGTTCAAGATCTTGAGGCCGCATCATTTGTGTACGAATCATTGAAGTCCAAAATCAATTCGATAAATGAACTCCAGGAGGTATAA
- a CDS encoding alanine racemase: MIGMKAEQLDTPSLLIDLDRMERNLKEMQALADSAGVKLRPHTKTHKMAEVAQLQLEYGARGITVAKLGEAEAMAGAGITDIFIATEIVGEQKMVRLRSLAEKAKVRLAVDSIYHVEQLDRFFGDQVPVEVMIEVDTGMHRCGVEPEEAVELAGEIVSRFPQVKLAGIFAHEGHTYNASEKEEMKQIALDTQKQAVETGKQIEAKWGISCEISIGCTLGQLAGEFLPGITEVRPGTYVFYDVGHAYYLGDINRCAATILSTVTSKKGEEKVVADAGAKSMTIDQRSSGVLKTEGFGKIKSHPDLMIKKLSDEHAIIYPGGSLNLGDRIEIYPNHVCPTVNLYNKAYGIRDGRVEKILTITARGCNQ, translated from the coding sequence ATGATTGGAATGAAAGCCGAACAACTGGATACGCCGTCTCTTCTTATCGATCTGGACCGGATGGAACGAAACCTGAAGGAAATGCAGGCTCTGGCCGACTCCGCCGGAGTCAAATTAAGACCCCATACAAAAACGCACAAAATGGCGGAAGTAGCCCAATTGCAGTTGGAATACGGAGCCCGAGGCATTACGGTGGCCAAGCTTGGCGAAGCGGAAGCGATGGCGGGGGCCGGAATAACGGACATTTTTATCGCGACCGAAATCGTTGGTGAGCAGAAAATGGTCCGTTTGCGCTCGCTTGCCGAGAAAGCGAAGGTTCGGCTTGCTGTAGACTCGATTTATCATGTCGAACAGCTGGATCGTTTCTTCGGGGACCAAGTGCCCGTTGAAGTGATGATCGAAGTCGATACCGGAATGCATCGCTGCGGCGTGGAGCCGGAGGAAGCGGTTGAGCTGGCGGGAGAGATCGTGTCCCGGTTCCCGCAAGTAAAGCTCGCGGGCATATTTGCCCATGAGGGCCACACCTATAATGCGTCGGAAAAGGAAGAGATGAAGCAAATCGCGCTCGATACGCAGAAGCAGGCTGTGGAAACTGGGAAACAAATCGAAGCGAAGTGGGGAATCTCGTGCGAAATCAGTATCGGCTGCACATTGGGGCAGCTGGCCGGGGAATTTCTGCCGGGAATCACGGAAGTCAGGCCGGGAACTTACGTTTTTTATGACGTGGGACATGCATATTATCTTGGCGACATTAATCGTTGTGCGGCTACGATTTTGTCAACCGTTACCTCCAAGAAAGGCGAGGAAAAAGTCGTTGCCGATGCAGGAGCCAAATCGATGACCATTGATCAACGATCGAGCGGGGTACTGAAAACGGAAGGCTTCGGTAAAATCAAATCTCATCCTGATTTAATGATTAAGAAGCTGTCGGATGAACATGCCATTATTTATCCGGGAGGTTCCTTGAATCTGGGCGATCGGATAGAAATTTACCCCAATCATGTGTGCCCGACGGTTAACCTGTACAATAAAGCCTATGGGATTAGAGACGGAAGGGTCGAGAAAATTTTAACGATTACCGCAAGAGGGTGCAACCAATAA
- a CDS encoding AraC family transcriptional regulator: MNDYADRIDKVIKYIEENLSHKINLDKLAEVSNFSKYHFSRVFTSIVGVTPLSFLTNKRLQKSITYLTETDITILEISMLCGFESPSNFNVAFKKLFDMTPSELRKNRVNNSNISLYLGNKQEEVNDPSRYDERSNNNFLRRIWQMNISIKELPDYDVAFVRHVGSYLDTYQAWGKLGAWAGKNNLFPPEQYFIGVSLDDPSITEEYACRYDACITIPQTFNQENESEVQFKTLPGGLYGLYQFYDTIDKFAITYQSLYGQWLPNSDYEPDERYCLEFCMNNPSDDPERKAKIELYIPIKKR; the protein is encoded by the coding sequence ATGAACGATTACGCTGATCGGATTGACAAAGTAATCAAATATATAGAAGAAAACTTATCTCATAAGATAAATCTGGATAAGTTAGCGGAGGTTTCAAACTTCTCCAAGTATCATTTCTCCAGAGTCTTTACCTCTATAGTTGGAGTGACGCCGCTCTCATTTTTAACAAATAAGCGGTTACAAAAATCAATAACCTATTTAACTGAAACAGATATAACAATACTGGAAATCTCGATGTTATGTGGCTTCGAATCACCTTCTAATTTTAATGTGGCATTTAAGAAGCTTTTTGACATGACGCCGAGTGAACTTAGAAAAAACCGGGTCAACAATAGCAATATTTCATTATATCTTGGCAATAAGCAAGAGGAAGTAAATGATCCTTCTCGCTATGATGAAAGAAGCAATAATAACTTTCTGAGGAGGATTTGGCAAATGAATATTTCGATTAAAGAACTTCCTGATTATGATGTGGCATTTGTAAGACATGTTGGGAGTTATCTGGACACTTATCAAGCATGGGGGAAGCTAGGTGCTTGGGCAGGGAAGAACAATTTGTTTCCACCCGAACAATATTTTATCGGGGTTTCTTTAGATGATCCAAGTATTACTGAAGAATATGCTTGTCGTTACGACGCCTGTATCACAATTCCACAGACATTCAATCAAGAAAATGAATCAGAAGTACAATTTAAAACTTTACCGGGTGGCCTTTATGGACTCTATCAGTTTTACGACACGATCGACAAATTTGCTATTACCTATCAGAGTTTATATGGTCAATGGTTACCTAATAGTGATTATGAACCCGATGAAAGGTACTGTCTGGAGTTCTGCATGAATAATCCTTCAGATGATCCTGAAAGGAAAGCCAAGATTGAATTATATATTCCAATAAAGAAGAGATAA
- a CDS encoding NUDIX domain-containing protein: MKKHRIRPTALIFREDQILLIEYEENGEFHYNLPGGGLKKGELLMDGLSREVYEEACIHIETGSIAFVYEFNPNKQSGDYDPETKPSIHIIFECTLNAEEEPKLPAKPDPNQTAVRWMPLSKLKTIVLYPNIADHILDYYSNRRSIELLEDYKLASYGTLTDPSASF, encoded by the coding sequence ATGAAGAAACACAGAATAAGACCAACGGCATTAATATTTCGTGAGGATCAGATTTTGTTGATTGAGTATGAAGAGAACGGTGAATTCCATTATAACCTGCCGGGCGGAGGTTTAAAGAAGGGCGAATTATTGATGGATGGATTAAGCAGAGAGGTGTATGAAGAGGCTTGTATCCATATTGAGACGGGTTCAATTGCTTTTGTTTATGAGTTTAATCCTAATAAGCAATCGGGTGATTATGATCCTGAAACAAAACCTTCCATCCATATCATCTTTGAATGTACCCTGAATGCTGAAGAAGAGCCTAAATTGCCTGCCAAACCTGACCCCAATCAGACAGCTGTTCGATGGATGCCTCTCAGTAAATTGAAAACGATCGTCTTATACCCTAATATAGCCGACCACATTCTTGATTATTATAGCAATAGAAGATCAATCGAACTCCTAGAAGATTATAAACTTGCGAGTTATGGCACATTAACCGATCCATCAGCTTCCTTCTAA
- a CDS encoding cation:dicarboxylate symporter family transporter, translating to MKKKKIGLVWQIVIGLILGIAIGSVFYGNPAVSVYLKPIGDIFIRLIKMIVVPIVFSTLVVGIAGVGDIKKLGRLGGKTILYFEIVTTFAIVFGLLIANLFKPGKGVDMSHLSKGDIGKYVETSEKISHSMSDTFVNIVPSNIFQAFANGDLLAIVFFSVLFGLGVSTLGERGRPILQFFEGVSETMFWVTNQIMKFAPFGVFGLIGVTVSKFGVAALIPMGKLVLSVYIGMLMFVFVIFALIAKYCGTNIITIIKVLKDEIVLAFSTASSEAVLPKLIEKMEKFGCPKSISSFVIPTGYSFNLDGSTLYQAIATVFIAQMFGIDLPISSQILIVFVLMLTSKGMAGVPGASLVVLLATLSSAGLPIEGVAFITAIDRLLDMARTAVNVIGNGLAAIVMSKWERQFDRDKAQKYAFSLKAATGIQNHTTI from the coding sequence TTGAAAAAGAAGAAAATTGGCTTGGTTTGGCAAATCGTCATTGGACTAATTCTTGGGATCGCAATAGGGTCCGTTTTTTACGGCAATCCGGCAGTTTCCGTTTATTTAAAGCCGATAGGCGATATTTTTATTCGGCTTATTAAAATGATCGTTGTGCCAATCGTATTTTCAACTCTCGTTGTGGGGATTGCTGGAGTAGGTGATATTAAGAAGCTTGGCAGGCTCGGCGGGAAAACGATTCTTTATTTTGAGATTGTGACGACGTTTGCGATTGTATTCGGATTATTGATTGCCAATTTATTTAAACCGGGTAAAGGTGTCGATATGTCTCATCTTTCCAAAGGCGATATCGGCAAATATGTGGAGACTTCGGAAAAAATAAGTCATAGTATGTCCGATACATTCGTTAATATTGTACCGAGCAACATATTCCAGGCGTTTGCAAATGGAGATTTGCTTGCCATTGTCTTTTTCTCCGTACTGTTCGGTCTTGGAGTTTCAACACTGGGCGAGAGAGGCCGGCCCATACTTCAATTTTTTGAAGGTGTCTCGGAAACGATGTTTTGGGTAACGAATCAGATTATGAAGTTTGCTCCATTCGGTGTTTTTGGCTTGATTGGAGTAACAGTTTCTAAATTTGGTGTCGCCGCTTTGATTCCAATGGGCAAGCTGGTACTCTCTGTCTATATTGGCATGCTGATGTTTGTGTTTGTTATATTTGCACTCATCGCGAAATATTGCGGTACCAACATTATTACGATTATAAAAGTGCTGAAAGACGAGATCGTTCTTGCGTTTTCAACAGCAAGCTCTGAAGCAGTATTACCTAAACTGATCGAGAAAATGGAGAAGTTTGGATGCCCCAAGTCAATATCCTCTTTCGTAATTCCTACCGGATATTCGTTCAACCTCGACGGTTCAACTCTCTATCAAGCGATTGCGACTGTTTTTATCGCCCAAATGTTTGGAATTGATTTGCCGATTAGCTCCCAAATTTTGATTGTATTCGTTCTGATGCTGACATCCAAGGGGATGGCCGGAGTTCCCGGAGCGTCTCTGGTCGTTCTCTTGGCAACCTTGAGCTCGGCGGGTCTTCCGATCGAAGGAGTGGCGTTTATTACGGCTATTGATCGACTTTTGGACATGGCACGAACGGCGGTTAACGTGATAGGGAACGGACTGGCTGCAATCGTGATGTCAAAATGGGAACGTCAATTTGACCGGGACAAGGCTCAGAAGTATGCATTCTCGTTGAAAGCCGCAACCGGCATTCAGAACCATACAACGATATGA